The Paenibacillus sp. RUD330 genome has a segment encoding these proteins:
- a CDS encoding RNA polymerase sigma factor, which translates to MMDSIGWNGKEAAEAIRSYVKPIFGFALNRVKQRAEAEDLAQEIMLQLLKSFSGKPDIRSLDAYVWTVARYTWVNWLKKRALAPQAIEINGMSELPADPSWDPLDRLLETEAYRGLRREVAFLSDIHRRIVVMYYYDELKIVDIANALNIPANTVKWHLSEAKKELRKGMNRMRATGALSVNPVSMGEMGHSGLAGRLGETNDFLGRALAQNIVYAAYRKAHTVHEIAEELGMPPSLLEDEVRHLADYNFLVQTSPGKYQSNTIVWDTIELAGASHRFYQDCAAEVADVHFDALMEVRRQVEDSGVYSPDGDYNFLLWTLLPKNVGEQSWPCMPAGDNFDAVAPMRKDGGQYIAYAALNRSRNADPGFDLNRYVTLGPMLRYVEDSPLYLWQFNTYWSDRQDWRHLEYRDVEVCHAFRQGELPDNEENRELYSFLLEKGYIRKTEEGYKFNAVWIDSPQTMGRLNKAMPDLSDLYAPAVGKLYDKMLKLFLQNQPKHLEPQIAYMVRGNTGGGRLVAYILKHLTDNGKLKAPLPHQRKTITTWMGPVK; encoded by the coding sequence ATGATGGATTCGATCGGGTGGAACGGAAAAGAAGCGGCCGAAGCGATTCGGAGCTATGTCAAACCGATTTTCGGTTTTGCGTTGAACCGGGTTAAGCAGCGGGCGGAGGCGGAGGATCTGGCTCAGGAGATTATGCTGCAGTTGTTGAAATCCTTCTCAGGGAAGCCGGACATTCGGAGCCTGGACGCTTATGTTTGGACGGTTGCCCGATACACTTGGGTGAATTGGTTGAAAAAGCGTGCGCTCGCTCCCCAAGCAATTGAAATCAACGGCATGTCCGAACTGCCGGCCGACCCTTCCTGGGATCCGCTTGACCGGCTGCTGGAAACCGAAGCTTATCGCGGACTGCGCCGGGAAGTCGCGTTTCTGTCCGACATTCATCGCCGAATCGTAGTCATGTATTACTACGACGAGCTTAAAATCGTCGATATCGCGAATGCTCTGAACATTCCTGCCAATACGGTGAAGTGGCATCTGAGCGAGGCCAAAAAGGAGTTAAGGAAAGGAATGAACCGTATGCGCGCAACAGGAGCTTTAAGTGTCAATCCCGTCAGCATGGGGGAAATGGGCCATTCCGGTTTGGCCGGCAGACTGGGCGAAACCAACGATTTTCTTGGACGCGCCTTGGCGCAAAATATCGTTTACGCGGCTTATCGCAAGGCGCATACCGTCCATGAAATCGCGGAGGAGCTCGGAATGCCGCCGTCTTTGCTGGAAGACGAAGTCCGACACCTGGCCGATTACAATTTCCTCGTCCAAACCTCTCCCGGCAAATATCAAAGCAATACCATTGTCTGGGACACGATCGAGCTGGCCGGAGCCAGTCATCGATTCTATCAAGATTGCGCCGCCGAAGTGGCCGATGTTCATTTCGACGCGTTGATGGAGGTTCGCCGGCAAGTCGAAGATAGCGGAGTGTATAGTCCGGACGGCGACTATAACTTTCTGCTCTGGACCTTGCTGCCCAAGAACGTCGGGGAGCAATCCTGGCCGTGCATGCCGGCGGGCGACAACTTCGATGCGGTCGCGCCGATGCGAAAGGACGGGGGGCAGTATATCGCCTATGCAGCGTTGAACCGGAGCCGCAATGCCGATCCGGGGTTTGATCTGAATCGTTACGTCACCTTAGGTCCGATGCTCCGCTACGTCGAAGACAGCCCCTTATACTTGTGGCAATTCAATACGTACTGGAGCGACCGCCAGGATTGGCGTCACCTGGAATACCGGGATGTCGAGGTTTGCCATGCGTTCCGGCAAGGCGAACTGCCCGACAACGAAGAAAACCGCGAGTTATATTCGTTTCTGCTGGAGAAGGGGTACATCCGCAAGACGGAGGAGGGGTACAAGTTCAATGCGGTTTGGATCGACTCTCCACAAACGATGGGTCGGCTGAACAAGGCAATGCCGGATTTGTCCGACTTGTATGCGCCCGCTGTCGGTAAGCTCTACGATAAAATGCTCAAGCTGTTCTTGCAAAATCAGCCGAAGCATTTGGAGCCGCAGATTGCCTACATGGTGAGAGGCAATACCGGCGGCGGCCGGTTGGTCGCTTATATTTTGAAGCATTTGACCGACAACGGAAAGTTGAAAGCGCCGTTGCCGCACCAGAGGAAGACGATTACAACCTGGATGGGGCCGGTCAAGTAA
- a CDS encoding SRPBCC domain-containing protein: MNNNRNQSVEIAFTRVFDAPRELVFQAWTEPEHFAKWWGPKGFTLEVVKMDARSGGEFLGYQTSPDGHHVMWGKFAYQEVVEPEKVAFIQSFSDEQGNTIRAPFSTNWPLEAMNIITLEDDEGKTALTLKGGPVNASAEEQEAYNGMAPMIRQGLEGTFDQLADYLVSQK; the protein is encoded by the coding sequence ATGAACAACAATAGGAATCAATCGGTTGAGATTGCATTTACACGTGTATTTGATGCCCCTCGCGAACTCGTATTTCAAGCATGGACAGAGCCGGAACATTTCGCGAAATGGTGGGGACCAAAGGGGTTTACCCTCGAAGTCGTCAAAATGGACGCTCGATCAGGTGGCGAGTTTTTAGGTTATCAGACGTCTCCTGACGGACACCACGTCATGTGGGGAAAATTTGCATACCAAGAGGTTGTTGAACCCGAGAAAGTGGCTTTTATCCAATCTTTTTCCGATGAACAAGGCAATACGATCCGAGCGCCTTTCAGCACGAACTGGCCTCTTGAAGCGATGAATATCATCACGCTAGAAGATGACGAAGGGAAAACTGCCTTAACACTGAAAGGCGGCCCTGTGAACGCATCCGCTGAGGAGCAAGAAGCCTACAACGGTATGGCTCCAATGATCCGACAAGGTCTTGAAGGCACTTTCGATCAACTTGCCGATTATCTCGTCTCCCAGAAGTAA
- a CDS encoding DUF1801 domain-containing protein: protein MNEEVSAFIENLSQPWQSEVSNQLRQMVHQVIPEAEERIQYKKPHFLKHGHYAAVISPSKDAIAFMIMNASGLTFPKGFEGPEERKWIKIRKEDTPDYSLLANLLVQASSTL, encoded by the coding sequence ATGAACGAGGAAGTTTCCGCATTTATCGAGAACCTTAGTCAACCATGGCAAAGCGAGGTCAGCAACCAGCTGCGCCAGATGGTACATCAGGTTATTCCAGAAGCCGAGGAACGCATTCAGTACAAAAAGCCCCACTTTCTGAAACATGGACATTATGCAGCGGTTATTTCACCATCGAAAGATGCCATTGCATTCATGATCATGAATGCTTCCGGCCTTACGTTTCCAAAAGGATTTGAAGGACCGGAAGAGAGAAAATGGATAAAAATCCGTAAAGAGGATACACCCGATTACTCCCTCCTGGCCAATCTGCTGGTTCAGGCTTCAAGCACTCTGTAG
- a CDS encoding TetR/AcrR family transcriptional regulator, giving the protein MRQIKQGSAEKLLRAAIDLISERGYHGVTTQEIASSAELSEKTLFRHFGSKQNLLETALERFQYAEEMRVLFDEQIVWELEIDLLAISKKYHAIMNRDRKLIMIALKDEVHIPGFKERRLQHPRQLLTFLTDYFIAMSEKGKIACPNPIMQAFTFMMAQYGAFMNDLEAGTNYSGISLDEFIQENVKIFVRSLTLPATQCEKELQTR; this is encoded by the coding sequence ATGCGTCAAATTAAGCAGGGGAGCGCGGAGAAATTGCTAAGGGCTGCAATCGACTTAATATCAGAGAGAGGCTACCACGGCGTCACGACACAGGAAATAGCCTCATCTGCCGAATTAAGCGAAAAGACGCTTTTTCGACATTTCGGAAGCAAACAAAATTTGCTGGAAACCGCTCTTGAGCGTTTTCAGTATGCCGAAGAAATGCGAGTTCTCTTCGACGAGCAGATTGTGTGGGAGTTGGAAATCGACCTACTAGCCATCAGCAAAAAATATCATGCCATCATGAACCGAGACCGAAAGCTGATTATGATCGCCTTAAAAGATGAGGTCCATATCCCTGGCTTTAAAGAACGTCGACTGCAGCATCCCCGCCAACTATTGACGTTTCTGACAGATTACTTCATTGCAATGAGCGAAAAAGGAAAAATAGCTTGCCCGAACCCTATCATGCAAGCATTTACATTCATGATGGCTCAATATGGCGCGTTCATGAACGATTTGGAAGCTGGAACCAATTATTCTGGCATCAGTCTCGATGAGTTCATACAAGAGAACGTGAAAATCTTCGTTAGATCTTTAACTCTTCCTGCTACACAGTGTGAAAAGGAGCTGCAAACGAGATGA
- a CDS encoding LacI family DNA-binding transcriptional regulator — MKTKVTIQEIAAFTGLSKFAVSRALSGKSGVSEQTRDLILRAAGRLGYFKDNPAAAPAEPLSKAELPVIDDGAFGGTVVILFPNIRYQNPESIYWGPLFNGVTSRLNARGIHILTLTEPSVDQLFTLLNPQAIRGIITLGSISTSILLEIKRLRIPVVMVDHLDPAFHCDSIFTDNLAGMQEIMLYLLRKGFRSFQFVGDITDAHSYYERWLGFRFALDEHKVPHQQIPELTGKSIGNQFHETFVGHVQPDKLPEVFVCANDFWARITIEALAGMGVSVPEQCLVTGFDNTYSEDPILATVHVNTEQLGVRAVDQMLWRISNPESCRERKMIHADVIVRDDIASRR, encoded by the coding sequence ATGAAGACTAAAGTCACCATTCAGGAAATAGCCGCTTTCACCGGATTGTCCAAATTCGCCGTATCGCGAGCGCTGTCCGGCAAATCCGGCGTGAGCGAGCAGACGCGGGACTTGATCCTGAGGGCCGCCGGACGGCTCGGATACTTCAAGGACAACCCCGCGGCGGCGCCTGCGGAGCCCTTGTCCAAGGCAGAACTGCCTGTGATCGATGATGGCGCCTTCGGCGGAACCGTCGTCATCCTTTTCCCCAACATCCGTTACCAGAATCCGGAGTCGATCTATTGGGGGCCTTTGTTCAACGGAGTCACCTCCCGGCTCAATGCCCGGGGAATCCATATTCTCACTTTGACGGAGCCATCCGTCGACCAGCTGTTCACCCTGCTCAATCCGCAGGCGATCCGGGGCATCATCACCCTCGGCAGCATTTCGACCTCGATTCTGCTCGAGATCAAACGTCTCCGCATCCCCGTCGTCATGGTCGACCATCTGGATCCCGCCTTCCACTGCGACAGCATCTTTACGGACAACCTCGCCGGCATGCAGGAAATCATGCTGTATTTGCTGCGCAAGGGCTTCCGGAGCTTTCAGTTCGTCGGCGATATCACGGACGCGCACAGCTACTATGAGAGATGGCTAGGCTTTCGCTTTGCGCTGGATGAGCACAAGGTCCCGCATCAACAGATTCCCGAGCTGACCGGCAAGAGCATCGGGAACCAATTTCACGAGACGTTTGTCGGGCATGTGCAGCCGGATAAGCTTCCCGAGGTTTTTGTATGTGCGAACGATTTCTGGGCCAGGATCACCATCGAAGCGCTTGCGGGGATGGGAGTGTCTGTGCCGGAGCAATGCCTTGTGACGGGATTCGACAACACGTACAGCGAGGATCCGATTCTGGCCACCGTCCACGTCAATACGGAGCAGCTCGGCGTCCGCGCCGTCGATCAGATGCTGTGGCGCATCTCCAACCCCGAGAGCTGCCGCGAGCGCAAAATGATCCATGCCGACGTGATCGTCCGCGATGATATCGCTTCGCGCCGTTAG
- a CDS encoding extracellular solute-binding protein produces the protein MTSKWKALSVLTLSGLLLAAGCSSNNGGSPATSSAPTAAPANESASPSPSPSSGPAPAEAPDLGGRIIKVSAWWDLKPAGTTASDKARLDKIAEVEKKYNVKFEFVNVPFENYMDKFTTTVLAGEPFADIMQMEYKSALPAIKKGQLLPISEFTTPDSNINKEANLIAKYPAIAGGEYAFDNPTSIGLGLHYNRDIFKKLSLPDPQELYAKGEWSWDTFLDLAKKATKDTDNDGKNDVFGFSGWANDAFKHFTAANGGSVVDDQNGKEGLSDPKTIEAAEFVKRLYNVENVVKVKTGDKTNWEESNTFKDGDVALFTAAEWQLPDLKFEVGLVPIPNGPQGSKEITYANTAQSGKFIPKGVKDPKLVYQIYEETFDIPQIEEYPGQDYLESLYTDEADIKMMREHIAGTGKITLDDAYPEYPTGAFVSDIIKNNASVAATAEKYKAQAQASIDKLK, from the coding sequence ATGACAAGCAAATGGAAAGCATTGTCCGTCCTCACCCTCAGCGGATTGCTGCTGGCAGCAGGCTGCAGCTCCAACAACGGCGGAAGCCCTGCAACCTCTTCAGCTCCTACGGCAGCGCCGGCAAATGAAAGCGCATCCCCTTCTCCCAGCCCTTCTTCGGGTCCAGCTCCTGCCGAGGCGCCCGATCTCGGCGGCCGCATCATCAAGGTGTCGGCCTGGTGGGATCTGAAGCCGGCAGGCACAACCGCCTCCGACAAGGCCCGTCTGGACAAGATCGCCGAGGTGGAGAAGAAATACAACGTCAAGTTCGAATTCGTCAACGTCCCGTTCGAGAATTACATGGATAAGTTCACGACAACCGTGCTGGCAGGAGAGCCGTTCGCGGATATCATGCAGATGGAGTACAAGTCCGCTCTGCCTGCCATCAAGAAAGGCCAGCTGCTGCCGATCTCCGAGTTCACGACTCCCGACAGCAACATCAACAAGGAAGCCAATCTCATCGCCAAATATCCGGCCATCGCCGGCGGCGAGTACGCCTTCGACAATCCGACTAGCATCGGCTTGGGCCTTCACTACAACCGCGACATCTTCAAGAAGCTTTCGCTGCCGGATCCGCAGGAGCTGTACGCGAAGGGCGAATGGAGCTGGGACACTTTCCTCGATCTGGCGAAAAAAGCGACGAAGGATACGGACAATGACGGCAAGAACGACGTATTCGGCTTCTCGGGCTGGGCGAACGATGCCTTCAAGCATTTCACCGCGGCCAACGGCGGCTCCGTCGTGGACGACCAGAACGGCAAGGAGGGCCTGAGCGATCCGAAAACGATCGAAGCAGCCGAGTTCGTGAAGCGCCTCTACAACGTGGAGAACGTCGTCAAGGTCAAGACGGGCGACAAAACGAACTGGGAAGAGAGCAATACATTCAAGGATGGGGATGTCGCGCTGTTCACGGCGGCTGAATGGCAGCTGCCGGACCTCAAATTCGAGGTCGGCCTTGTGCCGATTCCGAACGGCCCACAAGGAAGCAAGGAGATCACGTATGCGAATACGGCCCAATCCGGCAAATTCATTCCGAAGGGCGTCAAGGATCCCAAGCTCGTCTACCAAATCTACGAAGAGACCTTCGACATTCCGCAGATCGAAGAGTATCCGGGCCAGGATTACCTCGAAAGCCTGTATACCGACGAAGCGGATATCAAGATGATGCGCGAGCATATCGCCGGTACCGGCAAGATCACGCTCGATGACGCTTATCCGGAATATCCGACCGGGGCGTTCGTGTCGGATATCATCAAGAACAACGCTTCCGTTGCGGCTACAGCGGAGAAGTACAAAGCCCAGGCCCAGGCTTCCATCGACAAGCTGAAGTAA
- a CDS encoding extracellular solute-binding protein, translated as MAGLSLHKGMARAGAALLSVSLLLALAAGAVSSPASKAEAAGAPASGWPRPTASKASSYAAYIEPHSNAPKPEREIVIEAASYSSAVSGDFAIKNNWEGMSGASLLTGESGTVEWTVDIPEEGLYQLALAYFPTEGKSSAIERELRIDGSLPFAEAQYLQFDRVWVNEKDDVERDNQDNDLRPRQKEQPRWMEQPLEDPNGYEQEPYRFYFSKGAHKLSLTSGREPMAIRSLKLYQAPKPPSYEEAKAAYGAGDGRPSGVLLRVEGESAAAKSSPTLYPMTERSSPAVKPYSASKIRVNTIGGYNWRLPGEWIEWVAEVPETGLYRIAFNSQQNFVKGIYATRKLTIDGKAPFAEMEAVPFRYKSGYRLDVMGGEEPFLFRLEQGKHVIRLQAVLGDFAPLIQSVEDSLYSLNAMYRQILMITGTKPDEFRDYRIERHIPNLLEVFGAESKRLKDIASELRKLSGRSSDQEALLNTMSRQLDEMIASPDTIPRRLNAYKTNTGGLGTWVQQAREQPLEIDALYVASPDMKIPDTGTGIWAQLKHEAGTFMSSFFTDYNNIGNVSDGKQSRTVTVWIGSGRDQANTMKAMIDESFTPGSGISVNLKLVNMGTLLPATLSGEGPDVAMQIGNDLPVNFAMRRSAVDLTGFPDFGTAAKEFRDSAIVPYRYESGVYALPETQTFNMLFYRKDVLQELGLEVPRTWEDVQDLLSILSKNHMEFGLPVVAQANMQGVNIPPNSQYSTLLLQNGGSFYRDQGRQSDLDSRAGIETFKQWTEFYTDYKLEREYDFANRFRTGQMPIGIADYTMYNQLSVFAPEIRGQWGFVPIPGTVQQDGSIRRDTPASGSGVMMLREARDKEAAWQFMKWWTSAGIQAEFGREMEGLMGAAARYPTANIAALDSLPWPAQDYASLKEQFAEVKGVPEVPGGYFTGRHLFNAFYQTVVGGVEARESMMDYTEYIQDEIRTKRKEFGLP; from the coding sequence ATGGCTGGATTGAGCCTACATAAGGGAATGGCCAGGGCGGGAGCCGCTTTGCTGAGCGTATCGCTGCTGCTGGCTTTGGCGGCAGGAGCCGTGAGCTCGCCGGCAAGCAAAGCCGAGGCTGCCGGAGCCCCGGCGAGTGGATGGCCTCGGCCGACGGCAAGCAAGGCAAGCAGCTATGCAGCCTACATAGAGCCGCATTCCAACGCTCCGAAGCCGGAGCGGGAGATTGTCATCGAAGCGGCATCGTATTCCTCCGCCGTAAGCGGCGATTTTGCCATCAAGAACAATTGGGAAGGGATGAGCGGAGCTTCCCTGCTTACGGGCGAAAGCGGCACGGTCGAATGGACGGTCGATATTCCCGAGGAGGGCTTGTACCAGCTGGCGCTCGCCTATTTTCCGACGGAAGGAAAAAGCTCGGCGATCGAAAGAGAGCTGAGGATCGACGGCAGCCTTCCTTTCGCCGAGGCGCAGTACCTTCAGTTCGACCGGGTATGGGTCAACGAGAAGGATGATGTGGAGAGGGACAATCAGGACAACGATCTCCGTCCCAGGCAGAAGGAGCAGCCGCGCTGGATGGAGCAGCCGCTCGAGGATCCGAACGGCTACGAGCAGGAGCCTTACCGGTTCTACTTTTCAAAAGGAGCCCACAAGCTCTCGCTCACATCGGGTCGCGAGCCGATGGCGATTCGTTCCCTGAAGCTGTATCAGGCGCCGAAACCGCCTTCTTACGAGGAGGCGAAGGCGGCCTACGGAGCGGGAGACGGCCGGCCATCTGGCGTTCTGCTGCGAGTGGAAGGAGAGTCGGCCGCAGCCAAGTCTTCCCCGACGCTCTACCCGATGACGGAAAGATCGAGTCCCGCGGTCAAGCCTTACAGCGCCTCCAAGATCCGGGTGAACACGATCGGCGGCTACAACTGGCGGCTGCCGGGCGAATGGATCGAATGGGTGGCCGAGGTGCCGGAAACGGGACTGTACCGGATCGCCTTCAACAGCCAGCAGAATTTCGTCAAAGGAATCTATGCCACCCGCAAGCTCACGATCGACGGGAAGGCTCCTTTTGCCGAGATGGAAGCCGTGCCGTTCCGCTACAAGAGCGGATACCGCTTGGATGTGATGGGTGGAGAGGAGCCCTTTCTGTTCCGGCTTGAGCAAGGAAAGCATGTCATCCGGCTGCAGGCGGTTCTGGGGGATTTCGCGCCGCTGATCCAGAGCGTCGAAGACAGCCTCTACAGCTTGAATGCGATGTACCGTCAGATTCTGATGATTACGGGGACGAAGCCGGATGAGTTCCGGGATTACCGGATCGAACGCCACATTCCGAACCTGCTGGAGGTTTTCGGAGCGGAGAGCAAGCGTCTGAAAGACATCGCCTCGGAGCTTCGCAAGCTGTCCGGCCGATCGAGCGACCAGGAAGCGCTGCTGAACACGATGTCCAGGCAGCTGGACGAGATGATCGCGAGCCCGGATACGATACCGCGCCGTTTGAACGCCTACAAGACCAACACAGGGGGCCTCGGCACCTGGGTGCAGCAGGCGAGGGAGCAGCCGCTGGAGATCGATGCGCTGTACGTGGCTTCCCCCGACATGAAGATTCCGGACACGGGAACGGGCATCTGGGCGCAGCTGAAGCATGAAGCGGGCACCTTCATGAGCTCTTTCTTCACGGACTACAACAACATCGGCAACGTGTCCGACGGCAAGCAGAGCCGCACGGTCACGGTATGGATCGGCAGCGGACGCGACCAGGCGAATACGATGAAGGCGATGATCGACGAGAGCTTCACTCCGGGCAGCGGCATCAGCGTCAATCTGAAGCTCGTGAACATGGGGACGCTGCTGCCGGCGACGCTTTCCGGAGAAGGTCCGGATGTGGCGATGCAGATCGGCAACGACCTTCCCGTCAACTTCGCCATGCGGCGTTCCGCGGTCGACCTGACCGGATTCCCGGACTTCGGGACTGCGGCCAAGGAGTTCCGCGACAGCGCCATCGTGCCCTACCGCTATGAGTCCGGCGTATACGCCTTGCCCGAGACACAGACGTTCAACATGCTTTTCTACCGCAAGGACGTCCTGCAGGAGCTCGGGCTCGAGGTGCCCCGGACATGGGAGGATGTGCAGGATCTGCTGTCCATCCTGAGCAAGAACCATATGGAATTCGGACTGCCTGTCGTCGCCCAGGCGAATATGCAGGGCGTCAATATCCCTCCGAACTCCCAATACTCCACTCTGCTGCTGCAAAACGGCGGTTCCTTCTATCGGGATCAGGGGCGGCAGTCGGATCTGGATTCGCGCGCAGGGATCGAAACCTTCAAGCAGTGGACGGAATTCTATACGGACTACAAGCTTGAGCGCGAATACGACTTCGCCAACCGGTTCCGGACCGGCCAGATGCCGATCGGGATTGCGGATTACACGATGTACAACCAGCTCTCCGTCTTCGCTCCGGAGATCCGCGGGCAATGGGGCTTCGTCCCGATTCCCGGAACGGTGCAGCAGGACGGCTCCATCCGCAGGGACACGCCGGCTTCCGGAAGCGGCGTCATGATGCTGCGGGAAGCGCGCGACAAGGAGGCTGCCTGGCAGTTCATGAAGTGGTGGACCAGCGCCGGCATCCAGGCTGAATTCGGCCGCGAGATGGAAGGGCTGATGGGGGCGGCCGCACGCTATCCGACAGCCAACATCGCCGCGCTGGATTCCCTTCCTTGGCCGGCTCAGGACTATGCCAGCCTCAAAGAGCAGTTCGCGGAGGTCAAGGGCGTGCCCGAGGTGCCGGGAGGCTACTTTACCGGAAGGCATTTGTTCAACGCCTTCTATCAGACCGTCGTCGGAGGCGTGGAGGCCAGAGAGTCCATGATGGACTACACGGAATACATTCAAGATGAAATTCGCACCAAGCGCAAGGAATTCGGACTGCCGTAA
- a CDS encoding sugar ABC transporter permease, with protein sequence MPQPSVQNEQTAAQAPARSRLAARLSLLWQQIKASRHSYFLMAPYMALFFLFTVVPVVISILLSFTYFNMLEFPKFIGWQNYVRLFLEDDVFLIAIKNTILFAIITGPISYIACFVFAWIINELPPKLRAFMTLVFYAPSISGNVYFIWLMIFSGDRYGIANGLLIKLGVILEPILWLKTEAYVMPIIILVQLWLSLGTGFLAFIAGLQTVDRTLYEAGAVDGIRNRWQELWYITLPSMRPQLMFGAVIQLTASFAVADVSIALAGFPSVNYAAETVVTHLIDFGTNRFEMGYASAIATVLFLLMVGTNLLVQKLLRRVGE encoded by the coding sequence ATGCCGCAACCATCGGTTCAAAACGAACAGACTGCCGCCCAAGCCCCGGCCCGGTCCCGGCTTGCGGCTCGGCTAAGCCTGCTGTGGCAGCAAATCAAGGCCTCACGGCACAGCTATTTTCTCATGGCGCCTTATATGGCGCTGTTCTTCCTGTTCACCGTCGTGCCTGTCGTCATCTCGATTCTGCTCAGCTTCACTTATTTCAACATGCTGGAATTCCCGAAATTCATCGGCTGGCAGAACTATGTCCGTCTGTTCCTGGAGGACGACGTTTTTCTGATCGCCATCAAGAATACGATCCTGTTCGCGATCATCACCGGGCCGATCAGCTATATCGCCTGCTTCGTCTTCGCATGGATCATCAACGAGCTTCCGCCCAAGCTGAGAGCGTTCATGACGCTCGTCTTCTACGCTCCGTCCATATCGGGCAACGTGTATTTCATCTGGCTGATGATCTTCTCCGGAGACCGCTACGGCATCGCGAACGGGCTGCTGATCAAGCTCGGCGTCATTCTGGAGCCGATCCTGTGGCTCAAGACGGAAGCCTACGTCATGCCCATCATCATTCTCGTCCAGCTGTGGCTCAGCCTCGGCACCGGCTTCCTGGCCTTCATCGCCGGCCTGCAGACGGTAGACCGCACGCTGTATGAGGCCGGCGCCGTCGACGGCATCCGCAACCGCTGGCAGGAGCTCTGGTATATCACGCTGCCTTCGATGCGGCCTCAGCTGATGTTCGGAGCGGTCATCCAGCTGACAGCCTCGTTTGCGGTGGCCGACGTCTCGATCGCCCTGGCCGGCTTCCCGAGCGTGAATTACGCCGCGGAGACCGTCGTCACGCATCTGATCGACTTCGGCACGAACCGGTTCGAGATGGGATATGCTTCGGCGATCGCGACCGTGCTTTTCCTCCTGATGGTCGGCACGAATCTGCTCGTCCAAAAACTGCTTAGAAGGGTAGGGGAATAA
- a CDS encoding carbohydrate ABC transporter permease codes for MAAILAPRKRVNRSLSGSVSLFLLLLVFGAFMVLPLIYAVNNAFKPLDEIFTFPPTLFVKNPTFSNFTDLMNLLGNTWVPFTRYAFNTIFITGLGIVGHVLLASAAAYPLAKHVFPGKGFLFQIVVLSLMFTPAVTAIPNYMILSWLGWIDTYWAVIIPAFAYSLGLYLMKQFMEQIPDALLEAAKIDGASEYRIWWTIVMPNVKPAWLTLIILLFQMLWGSDGNGYIYSEQLKTLHYAAGQIVQGGIARAGAGAAVALLLMSVPITLFVFSQSRIIETMASSGMKD; via the coding sequence ATGGCTGCCATCCTTGCGCCGCGCAAGCGCGTCAATCGGTCGCTCTCCGGCAGCGTTTCGCTCTTCCTCCTGCTGCTGGTGTTCGGAGCGTTCATGGTGCTGCCCCTCATCTATGCCGTCAATAACGCGTTCAAGCCGCTGGATGAAATCTTTACGTTTCCGCCTACCCTGTTCGTCAAAAATCCAACGTTCAGCAATTTCACCGATCTGATGAATCTGCTCGGCAATACCTGGGTGCCGTTCACCCGGTATGCATTCAATACGATCTTCATTACCGGCCTCGGCATCGTCGGCCATGTGCTGCTCGCCTCGGCGGCAGCCTATCCGCTGGCGAAGCATGTCTTTCCGGGCAAGGGCTTCCTGTTCCAGATCGTCGTCCTGTCGCTCATGTTCACGCCTGCCGTGACGGCGATTCCGAATTATATGATCCTGTCCTGGCTCGGATGGATCGATACCTACTGGGCGGTCATCATTCCCGCCTTCGCCTACTCGCTGGGACTCTATCTCATGAAGCAGTTCATGGAGCAGATTCCCGACGCGCTGCTGGAGGCGGCGAAGATCGACGGAGCCAGCGAGTACCGCATCTGGTGGACCATCGTCATGCCCAACGTCAAGCCGGCCTGGCTGACGCTGATCATCCTGCTCTTCCAGATGCTGTGGGGCAGCGACGGCAACGGCTACATCTACAGCGAGCAGCTCAAGACGCTGCATTACGCCGCCGGGCAGATCGTCCAGGGCGGCATCGCACGCGCCGGAGCCGGAGCCGCCGTCGCTCTCCTTCTGATGAGCGTGCCGATCACGCTGTTCGTATTTTCGCAGAGCCGCATCATCGAGACGATGGCGAGCTCGGGCATGAAGGATTAG